GGTATCCGGTTCCGTGGAAGAGCCTGAAAGCACTTCGCACATGATGGGGATGAATTTCGGCCTTATGTGGTTTGATGGTGAGGAAGCGATTTCGGTTGGCCCCGGTTGGTTCCAAAATTATCGCATGGGCTGCATGTGTTTTGGCAGCAAGGGTGAACGCAATAATTACACCCACGGGCAGGGGAACGTGGCATGGGCGGGGGCGTACAGCCGGTTCTTTGCGCAGGTAACGATGCCGGAAAAACCGGGCCAAATGCTCGTGGCGCATCAGCTGCTTGTCCCCACGCAGGAGAAGCCCAATCGCAAAGCCTTTGAGACAGCCATTGTGTGGGATACCCCTTCGCTTGGGGTTGGTGAGTCGGTGACCAACCGTTTCACTCTGTATTCCGGCCCGCGCGAGTTTGATCGATTGGAATCCATTGGCTTGGAACACGGCAATCAGCTCGAAGGCATTATGGATTTCGGCGGCTGGTTTGGCTGGGTGGCCAAAGGGCTGCTGTTGCTCATGACCTGGTTCCACGGCGTCGGCCTTTCCTACGCGCTTTCCATCATCGCCATCACCGTGCTCATCAAACTCGTCTTCTGGCCCCTCACTGCGCGCAGCACGCGGTCCATGAAAAAAATGGCCGCCGTCAATGCCAAGATGATGCCGGAAATCAAAACCATCCGCGAACGCTACAAGGATGATTACCAGAAGATGAACATGAAGATGATGGAGATTTACAAAAAGTATGGCGTAAATCCCCTCAGCCAAATGGGCGGTTGTTTGCCCATGCTCATCCAAATCCCGATTTTCTTCGGCTTCTTCACTATGCTTCGCACGGCCATCGAGCTGCGCGGCGCGGAATTCCTTTGGGTGGCCGACCTTTCTTCGCCCGACACGGTGATGGAAATCGCCGGTTTCCCGATCAACATCATGCCGCTCCTGATGACGGCCACGATGTTTTTGCAAATGCGGCTGCAGCCGCCTTCTCCCGGCATGGATCCGGCCCAACAGGCCATTATGAAATACATGCCGTTGATGTTTGTGTTTATCCTTTACTCCGCCTCCGCCGGACTCTGCCTTTACTGGACTGTACAAAACGTGCTGACCATTGTGCAGACCAAGATGACCAAAGTGGAACCGGAGGATGAAAACGTGGTGGAAGTCATCCAACCCACGAAAAACAAAAAACGAAAAACCTAATTATGACCATGTCAACTGTACCCAAAAGTATTCTC
The window above is part of the Limisphaerales bacterium genome. Proteins encoded here:
- the yidC gene encoding membrane protein insertase YidC; the encoded protein is MDRTGKIILVVSVLAMIFGMPLAMRLGLIKMSPAVEDVNATSTHSVTQAGTNTLGTNQVVQAGTNTPGVAPTNSPTISTNTPVATNQPTPPVVEVPAVEESTLTLSSGKAKFTFTSLGGGVKQVDLLSYPKEIGEDAASAPVALKNTGKLLPLLALQPNIGELGHEPGSPRPYQTNSIPHELELVDDQTVRATANFPGGMQVVKTFRLKEDYQLEAEVVLRNASGAFMKESGFYLVSGSVEEPESTSHMMGMNFGLMWFDGEEAISVGPGWFQNYRMGCMCFGSKGERNNYTHGQGNVAWAGAYSRFFAQVTMPEKPGQMLVAHQLLVPTQEKPNRKAFETAIVWDTPSLGVGESVTNRFTLYSGPREFDRLESIGLEHGNQLEGIMDFGGWFGWVAKGLLLLMTWFHGVGLSYALSIIAITVLIKLVFWPLTARSTRSMKKMAAVNAKMMPEIKTIRERYKDDYQKMNMKMMEIYKKYGVNPLSQMGGCLPMLIQIPIFFGFFTMLRTAIELRGAEFLWVADLSSPDTVMEIAGFPINIMPLLMTATMFLQMRLQPPSPGMDPAQQAIMKYMPLMFVFILYSASAGLCLYWTVQNVLTIVQTKMTKVEPEDENVVEVIQPTKNKKRKT